One genomic region from Spirosoma sp. KCTC 42546 encodes:
- a CDS encoding SRPBCC domain-containing protein produces MNKAILMNFVVDKDSKQIKVDREFSAPLPMVWAAWTQPEILDQWWAPKPWQARTKSMDFRPGGSWLYSMVGPEGEEHWSKADFKQIESSKSFSALDGFCDENGTLNPDWPRSLWENTFTEKGDSTQVNIAITYDTLTDLEKILDMGFKEGFTAGLENLDLYLSTHSPKTA; encoded by the coding sequence ATGAACAAGGCAATTCTGATGAACTTTGTGGTTGACAAGGACAGCAAGCAGATCAAGGTAGACCGCGAATTTAGTGCTCCACTCCCAATGGTGTGGGCAGCCTGGACCCAACCTGAAATCCTCGACCAATGGTGGGCTCCCAAACCCTGGCAGGCCCGAACAAAATCAATGGATTTCAGGCCGGGTGGCTCATGGCTCTATTCAATGGTTGGCCCGGAAGGGGAAGAGCATTGGTCAAAAGCCGACTTTAAACAGATTGAATCCTCAAAAAGCTTTTCGGCGCTCGACGGATTTTGTGATGAAAACGGGACCCTTAATCCCGATTGGCCCCGATCTTTGTGGGAGAATACCTTTACGGAGAAAGGAGATTCTACACAGGTCAATATTGCCATCACGTACGACACGCTCACTGACCTGGAGAAAATTCTTGACATGGGCTTTAAAGAGGGCTTTACCGCCGGATTGGAAAACCTTGATCTGTATTTAAGCACCCACTCTCCGAAAACAGCTTAA
- a CDS encoding helix-turn-helix transcriptional regulator, translating into MKRDVFQAIADPTRRAILVLIAVQAMTPNAIAEHFPSSRQAISKHIHVLLECELLNQQQQGREIFYHLNPTKMQDVDNWLQQFRDLVEKRFTQLDDVLVKLKTEQK; encoded by the coding sequence ATGAAACGAGACGTTTTTCAGGCGATTGCTGACCCAACCCGGCGAGCCATTCTGGTCTTGATTGCGGTGCAAGCCATGACGCCCAATGCGATTGCGGAACATTTTCCCAGTAGCCGACAAGCCATTTCGAAGCATATTCATGTCCTGCTGGAGTGTGAGCTTCTGAATCAGCAACAGCAGGGCCGGGAGATTTTCTACCACCTAAATCCAACTAAAATGCAGGACGTAGACAACTGGCTTCAGCAGTTTAGAGACCTGGTTGAAAAACGCTTTACCCAATTAGATGACGTATTAGTTAAACTCAAAACAGAACAGAAATGA